The DNA segment TAAACAAACTGGACTTGGCATCAAATCTTTGCAAACCCTTAACAAGAAAAAGGAATTACAGATCATGGGCatgtttaaatatgtaattttctACTCCTTGCAGTCGGCTTATTGGGATATCGTGAAACTTTTCCAATTCATTGACAATGCCATTGGGGGAGGGCAAGCTAGTTGCTGGGTGATTTCGTTGTCCTATATGGGCTCCTGACGACaactttggaaaaaaaaaaaaaaaaaaccaagtacaATGACAGATATGTTATATAGTTCGCGAATTACTACTGTACTTCTACCTTTCACCGAGAGCAGCAAAACTTCAGCATATTTTGCTACATGAGTTCTGATACTCACCACACACTATGCCTGTTACagtcaaaacacaaatatttcttttttgttagtTGTGTTGtttcttcatctctctctctctctctctcacacacacacaaacacaaaaacaTACACGCAGACACCAACTACAAAGCCAACTGGCAATTTCAATTCATGCACATAGAGATAAAATAAGAAGGCGAAGGATAGAGCAAAGGACAAACGTAGTCTAGTTTAAGTGTGATTCGTTTAGTTTCTTCTCCCTCTATTCTTCTCCTCTTCTGGTTATATAGAGAATAGAGCCAGACagggaggggggaggggggcTCCTTACAACCTCATTCTTCTTACATCTTTCTGTCATAACGAGCctacacacacacagacacacacacacagtgtGTAAAGAGGCTACTGAAAATGGATTTCTCGGCATCTCAATGTAGCAGTGGATGTGAATCAGGTTGGACTCGGTACTTAGACCAATCCTCACTTTCAGAATACCAATTCCACAGAGATGGCGGTATGGATGAATATAgaggaaaaggagaaaaaatggaggagaaagaagaagatttaTCCTTGGTCTCTGATGCTTCATCTGGGCCTTCACATTACcatgaagatgatgaagagtCCATTCATGATGATGGGTTTCCCCTTTATTCTTCTACAGCTTCTGAGGTGGCCcgtaaaaacaaaaagaaaaagaaggccAAGGCCAAAGAATCTGGCAGACACCGCCAGCGTTCAAATCTTGATGACACTGCCACTTCTCCTGCATTGAACTTTCCAAAGGCAAGTTCATAGATTACATATGCCCTTGTATATTATAATGTATTCTAATACATTCAAATCTGCAGGTTACAACTCACTATGGGAATGAGGATTCAACTATGAAGAATTTATGGAACTTCTCTCAGGGTAATTTCTCTGCAACACAATTTGAGGTACCTTCTCTTCCCCGAAAAATTTTCTGCATTAGAGTCCTcctataattaaatttaagcGGCGGTACCTTTAACATTTGCAGGGGAAATCTGCATTCCAGGAGAATTTTACTTTCTTGAAGTCCTTTGCTGAAAAACCAGCTTCAGAAGAACAAGGTTGGCCCATCATGTGTATTTTGGATTTGAGTCCTCTACAGGAAATAGAAATGCTTCTTCAAGGAATGTGATACTAACTGTAGAAactttattgttttgttttactCTCTCGGTAGGTGGTTTTCATGGAAGAAATTGGAAATGACATCTTTTGTCGTGGATGCTGCAGTTGctgtggggagagagagagagagagagggctgtAAAAGATGTCACTAGATTTCAAAAGGATATTGcttctcctttttctctttttgttcttgtttcagTTTTACTGCTTTTTCTCTGTGATTGACAATGCAGTGGGAAACAACCTGAGAacgcaaaaaataaaagattttcctGTCCTCAATTTCTTGTGTTTTCTTTGTTAACATCAATAGTTGTCAcacatgttagaatattatttaataatcaaatttacttctaaaaaaaggaaattgacatggttttAGAACAAATCTTAACTGCTGCTGGGTAAAGATATAAATATGTCTCACAGCAGACATAAATAAGCCAAGAAAAGTATTAACCTTTCCAATCATCGTATTCATATTTGCTCCCAATAATTAACCAGAAAACAAGAGGAAACGCTTGGAACTTTACAAGTAGTCGTGATAGAGAGAATAGACTTATCGATTTAACCATGTTGGGAAGTACGGAATTCTCTTAGCAGTCTTAATAAGAAGCAAAATCATTTACCCTCAAGGCtggagaaaacaaaagaaagcttATCATTAAAGAGTTGTGGTCCTTGGAAGAACAGAGTCCGCATTTCCCACTGATAAGCTGGATACCCACTTGCAcccacaaagagagagagagagagagagagagagagagagagagagagagagagaggataggAAGGCCCAAAGGCAATCAGTGGCTCATTTTTTCAACTTCAGGGATTGCCAGCCTAGCTTACAACAACTTTGGGTGGGTATGAAAACCATCCTAGACTCAAAAACAgacaacttttttatttatttatgatggGAGGAACCAAAAGCTAAGCTTCATTTTCCCCCAAAAAGGACCGAAAGCAGTGCCCCCACCACTCTTAGATAGCTACCCACTGAGAATATGATCCATACATGCAACATACAGTGCTGCAATTATTGAACTTGTCTTGGCGGGATTTCTTAGAAATCTATAAACAACGGATTCCATCCTCAGAATTAGTACCCATATCTTGGAAAAGGACTTGGATTTCAGGAAAAGGACAATACCTCCACCTCTTTATCATGTCAATCTTCCTTTCTTGtacttatttacttttcaaaaaacataaaatagcaGCTATGGTAGGATTTTAAGTAGCCGTGTATATATGATCGTAAAAATATGGTGTTTACCAATGCTCGGGTACCATGTAAGAATAGCAGAAAAAGACTTCGtatatattttacatttcaATGTACAGAGGTATTTATACAGAAAATGTTATGTTTTACAGTTGTACAATGTAGAATAGGAATGCATAGATTTTAAGATTATCCTGCTGACTTTCCTTCTCGTGAATATGGCTTGTGTTGCACATCTGTAACTGTTGAATCCTTGTAGATTTGAGCTGAATTTACGGAGGTTGAACTCCTGGGATTTTTGGCTGTAGTCTTGGGATCTTCTGTAATTACTCTTTAACATATATATTCCAATGATCTTTATGAATTGGTAGGCTCTTATGCTTCGCATACGGAAAAACAATATGAAAGCGAATGTTTGAATTATAGTACATGCAATTTGCACGCTCTTGAGCACCAATTTCACCGATATTGTTCCTGAGACCAACAATGAATGAGTAGTTAAATTCCTTGTTTTCTATGAACTTAAGGGCCAACTGACTCAACTTGCCTCTCCCCGATAAATTGAAGGCCCTACACACTAAGGGTCTGCCCTTCAGGTGTAGGGATTTTGTTAATTACTGAGCAGCGTGTGAATATGGAACCTTAATTAAACCATCGTCTGGacgttcttctttttttttttttttttttttttttttccttttgtgggGTACGCCGGCCGGCCCGTGCAATTCTCATGAACCAATGGAGAGTGCATTTCAGTCCATGTGTTGTCGGGCAATTGGATTTGAACGGTAAGAGGACATTTTGAACCATGGAGCAGCGTTAAGTGATCAACTGCTTCGTTGTTAACTAGAGGGATAGTTTGCAACGCCAATGATCATTGTGGCATGTACCAATCGAAGAGTACTGGTTTCCAGCTGATAGAACTAACGTTCCAACTGTGGAGCGGATGACTTCctctctgagagagagagagagagagagagagattccaaTGATGAAGTGAGTCAGTGAGGTTGGACACCTGTATCTATTGTACCGTTCGCTCTCTTTACGTTGGAGGCTCTCAAAGTGAGTGGATTATTCAGAGTTATATGGGTAGCAGAAAACAACTGATTTCTTTGCCCTTTGTCAGAAGGCACTAATTTTACTTTCTACGAGTCACTCGGGTCGATCAGAACCTTTCTTTTGATCTCGATCGCCCCTCATTTGGCAGCTTGGTAACCTAATGGTAGGTGACAGAGTAGAATTTGTTCTTTTAAACTTTAACAAATAacttcaaatgaaaaattatatttacaattgtgAATATACAAACATCgtacaatcatttttttaaaataaataaatacaaaatttatataaaaaaactaattttttaataataaacttcactctcttttaaaataattgcatgACACTCTCTACGATTATACGTAGAAATACTCAACTGAAATAGGGCCATCCCATGAAGGAAGCCAATTAtgacaactatatatattaaaaagttgGATGAAATTAATAACACAGCGTATTAGTGAAATAAATATTCCTACTTTCcgtaggaaaaagaaaacaaattaacattttttttttcttttactactGTTGTGGAGAATGTGtagcaaaacaaaatacaaaattaagaCTAGGCTGCTCAGAACGAAAATACACATCAATCCTGGAAAAGgatcaaataaattgaaaatgaattatgcaagacccaaaaaaaaaaaacctattt comes from the Carya illinoinensis cultivar Pawnee chromosome 8, C.illinoinensisPawnee_v1, whole genome shotgun sequence genome and includes:
- the LOC122319069 gene encoding protein SOB FIVE-LIKE 5-like, whose translation is MDFSASQCSSGCESGWTRYLDQSSLSEYQFHRDGGMDEYRGKGEKMEEKEEDLSLVSDASSGPSHYHEDDEESIHDDGFPLYSSTASEVARKNKKKKKAKAKESGRHRQRSNLDDTATSPALNFPKVTTHYGNEDSTMKNLWNFSQGNFSATQFEGKSAFQENFTFLKSFAEKPASEEQGGFHGRNWK